The following proteins come from a genomic window of Aspergillus oryzae RIB40 DNA, chromosome 4:
- a CDS encoding glutamate--tRNA ligase MSE1 (Glutamyl-tRNA synthetase (mitochondrial)), producing MRAGNKKTNLPDFPARTRFAPSPTGYLHLGSLRTALFNYLLAKRTGGQFLLRIEDTDQKRTIPDAEQRLYEDLQWAGLQWDEGPNVGGSYGPYRQVRLSNALINPTPKNAILTIYRTHARDLINNGHAYRCFCSADRLDAFARHRSQAGLPPGYDRKCAEVSAEESEDRAAKGEAHVVRLKVEGYPMFEDIVYGKTGQNRSPNKLDLIDRVYDDPILIKSDGHPTYHLANVVDDHLMKITHVIRGTEWMPSTPLHVALYNAFKWTPPRFGHVPLLVDKSGQKLSKRNADIDLTFFKDTQGVFAATLVNFAALLGWSHTQKSDIFSLEELEQIFNLKITKGNTVVAFEKLWFLQKAHAQRFATNGGPEFEEMVSRVSRAVEETCPSQQLAPILQSRSLAEYLPLLLRADAKSYTNASEFIQRNSTFFTTTLNRPPYAPAASASKSPSQTVPMAALHTAAAALSLVPEAHWTIESHKFNITSYDGASSILPEESDAGIHGSPEEVEKARVAADKTFKKELYHYLRWALSASAPGPGIPETMVILGRAESLRRLQEAQQMTVSLVNKSAGPTRVAKGAQSSENQDKTWMGSLAPKS from the exons ATGCGCGCCGGCAACAAAAAGACGAATTTGCCTGATTTCCCCGCGAGAACCCGATTCGCACCGTCGCCAAccggatatcttcatctagGCTCCCTGCGGACAGCATTGTTTAACTATCTTTTGGCTAAGCGGACAGGAGGACAGTTTCTGCTACGAATTGAGGATACCGATCAG AAACGCACTATTCCCGATGCTGAACAGAGGCTTTATGAGGATCTTCAATGGGCTGGACTTCAGTGGGACGAAG GTCCTAATGTTGGCGGTTCCTACGGTCCGTATAGACAGGTGAGGCTCTCCAATGCGCTGATCAATCCAACCCCAAAGAACGCTATACTAA CCATCTATCGCACACACGCCCGTGATCTAATCAACAATGGACACGCATACCGATGCTTTTGCTCTGCGGACCGACTCGATGCGTTCGCAAGACATCGCAGTCAAGCCGGACTACCCCCGGGTTACGATAGAAAATGTGCGGAGGTATCAGCCGAGGAATCCGAAGACAGGGCAGCGAAGGGAGAGGCGCATGTGGTTCGACTGAAGGTGGAGGGATATCCCATGTTCGAGGACATTGTTTATGGGAAGACTGGCCAGAATCGCTCGCCGAACAAGCTGGACTTGATTGATCGGGTGTACGACGACCCCATCTTGATCAAATCGGACGGACATCCGACTTATCATCTCGCCAATGTGGTTGATGATCACCTCATGAAGATTACCCATGTTATTCGAGGCACT GAATGGATGCCCTCTACCCCTCTGCATGTTGCTCTATACAATGCTTTCAAATGGACGCCGCCCCGTTTCGGCCATGTACCTCTTCTTGTGGACAAGTCTGGGCAGAAGCTTAGCAAGCGAAATGCCGACATTGATCttaccttcttcaaggataCGCAAGGAGTGTTCGCCGCTACACTGGTAAACTTTGCCGCTCTGTTGGGCTGGTCTCACACTCAAAAGTCAGACATCTTCAGCCTTGAAGAACTGGAGCAAATA TTTAACCTCAAAATCACTAAAGGTAACACTGTTGTCGCCTTTGAGAAGCTTTGGTTCCTGCAGAAAGCACACGCACAGCGCTTTGCCACGAATGGTGGTCCCGAGTTTGAAGAGATGGTTTCCAGAGTCTCTAGGGCTGTGGAGGAGACATGCCCTTCGCAACAGCT CGCACCGATCCTTCAATCTCGCTCCCTAGCGGAGtatctccctcttctcctccgcgCAGACGCCAAATCCTATACGAATGCATCGGAGTTCATCCAGCGCAACtccaccttcttcaccactACCCTTAATAGACCACCGTATGCCCCAGCTGCCTCTGCCAGCAAGTCACCATCCCAAACCGTTCCCATGGCAGCCCTCCACACAGCAGCTGCAGCCCTGAGCCTTGTCCCGGAAGCCCACTGGACCATTGAATCTCACAAATTCAATATCACCTCCTACGATGGcgcctcctccatcctcCCTGAAGAATCAGACGCGGGCATCCACGGATCACCcgaggaagtggaaaagGCCCGAGTCGCTGCCGACAAGACCTTCAAGAAGGAGCTCTACCACTATCTACGATGGGCACTGTCCGCATCAGCACCGGGACCGGGTATCCCTGAGACTATGGTGATTCTGGGCCGTGCCGAGTCTCTGCGACGACTTCAGGAGGCGCAGCAGATGACTGTGAGCTTGGTGAATAAGTCCGCTGGTCCAACTAGGGTGGCGAAGGGAGCCCAATCTAGTGAAAATCAGGATAAAACCTGGATGGGTTCACTTGCTCCAAAGTCATAA
- a CDS encoding putative DnaJ domain protein (Mas5) (molecular chaperone (DnaJ superfamily)), producing MDDGQEAGDGDASWSRKRAQLCRIIQGKSDEVLGIASSASKDEIRKAYRKSALANHPDKVPEAEREEAEIRFKAVQEAYDILYDEDKRHLYDTHGMSAFNGSGEPGMGAGPDLDDILAQMFGGMGGMGGMPGGPRANKPRRSPNEEQKYEVKLEDLYKGKTVKFASTKNVICSLCQGKGGKEKAQAKKCATCGGQGVKQVLNQMGQFITTSTVPCSTCNGEGEFFSPKDKCKKCKGKKTTEERKILEIYIPRGAREGDKIILEGEADQVPGQEPGDIVFHIVEEDHAVFRRAGSDLTATIDVTVAEALTGFSRVVVKHLDGRGIELQHPKKPGDVLSPGQVLKVPGEGMPMKRGDERGDLYLVVNIKFPDQSWKPNPEVLEKLKELLPKPDAPIQADTVDEVDYDPKGDLDEFGAKDAHGGSAWEDDDDEGEPAQCAAQ from the exons ATGGACGACGGGCAAGAAGCCGGGGATGGGGACGCCTCATGGTCACGAAAGAGGGCCCAATTATGCAGAATTATCCAGGGCAAGAGCGATG AGGTCCTCGGAATCGCCAGTAGCGCAAGCAAAGATGAGATCCGCAAGGCTTATCGCAAG TCTGCGCTCGCAAATCACCCCGACAAAGTCCCCGAGGCCGAACGTGAAGAAGCCGAGATCAGATTCAAGGCCGTCCAGGAAGCTTACGATATCCTCTACGATGAAGACAAGCGGCATCTATATGACACACATGGAATGAGCGCCTTCAACGGGTCTGGCGAGCCCGGTATGGGCGCAGGTCCCGATCTAGATGATATCCTGGCGCAGATGTTCGGCGGCATGGGTGGCATGGGTGGTATGCCCGGAGGACCGCGCGCGAATAAACCACGGAGGAGCCCGAACGAGGAGCAAAAGTATGAGGTTAAGTTGGAAGATTTGTACAAGGGCAAGACTGTCAAGTTTGCGAGTACGAAGAATGTGATTTGCAGTTTGTGTCAGGGCAAGggaggcaaggagaaggcgcAGGCTAAGAAGTGTGCTACTTGCGGTGGACAAG GTGTCAAGCAGGTCTTGAATCAGATGGGACAGTTCATTACCACGTCCACCGTGCCTTGCTCAACCTGCAATGGAGAGGGTGAATTCTTTAGCCCCAAGGACAAGTGCAAGAAGtgtaaaggaaagaaaactacggaggagaggaagatccTGGAGATCTACATTCCTCGGGGGGCAAG GGAAGGGGATAAGATCATTCTTGAGGGAGAAGCCGATCAAGTACCAGGACAAGAACCTGGTGATATCGTATTCCACAtcgtggaagaagatcatgcCGTTTTCAGAAGGGCTGGGTCGGATTTGACCGCTACCATTGATGTTACAGTGGCCGAAGCCTTGACCGGCTTTTCTCGAGTTGTGGTCAAGCACCTCGACGGCCGAGGCATTGAACTGCAACACCCCAAGAAGCCGGGCGATGTTCTGTCCCCAGGGCAGGTCCTTAAggttcctggagaaggtatGCCCATGAAGCGCGGCGACGAACGCGGTGATTTGTACCTGgtcgtcaacatcaagtTCCCCGACCAGAGCTGGAAACCTAACCCTGAGGTCCTGGAGAAACTCAAGGAGTTGCTTCCCAAGCCCGACGCCCCAATTCAGGCCGACACTGTAGACGAAGTCGACTATGATCCTAAGGGtgatcttgatgaattcgGTGCTAAGGACGCTCATGGCGGCTCTGCAtgggaggatgatgacgatgagggtGAACCGGCTCAGTGCGCGGCCCAGTAG
- a CDS encoding IlvD/Edd family dehydratase (dihydroxyacid dehydratase/phosphogluconate dehydratase) has protein sequence MALYIERYLNYGITREELMSGKPIIGIAQSGSDLSPCNRHHLELAKRVREGIRSAGGIAFEFPTHPIQETSRRPTACIDRNLSYLGLVEILFGYPLDGVVLLTGCDKTTPAALMAAATVNIPAICLNVGPMLNGYVKKDLAGSGMVLWTGREMYAAGEINKEEFIDYVSKGTPSVGHCNTMGTASTMNALAEALGMALPGSAAIPAPYRERGQCAYETGLRIVEMVHSDRKPSDIMTREAFENVIVVNTAIGGSTNAPIHINAIAKHIGVEVSLDDWDRLGFHIPLLLNMQPAGELLGEEYYRAGGLPAIMAELLDARKLNPDALTCNGYTVAENVRDKHTWDRRMIKPYNEPLLEDAGFLHLQGSLFRSAIMKTCVISEPFRQKFLENPKDPNAFEGTVVVFDGPEDYHHRLEDPSTPIDDRSILVMRGAGPLGYPGAAEVVNMHPPGRLLRQGVKSLPCIGDGRQSGTSGSPSILNASPEAAAGGNLALLQDGDRLRVDLNKRRVDILVSTEELEKRRKTLEAQGGYDVPESQTPWQELFRRETTQLSDGMVLRDAVKYQRLAQRYENPRHNH, from the exons ATGGCCCTCTACATTGAGCGGTACCTCAACTATGGTATCACCCGGGAAGAACTGATGTCTGGTAAACCAATAATCGGAATAGCACAGTCCGGGTCCGACTTGTCTCCATGCAACCGCCATCACCTCGAGTTGGCGAAACGGGTTCGAGAAGGTATCAGGTCCGCCGGAGGGATCGCCTTTGAATTCCCCACGCATCCTATTCAGGAGACTAGCAGGAGACCCACTGCTTGTATTGACCGAAATCTATCGTATCTGGGCCTGGTAGAAATTCTCTTCGGATATCCCTTGGACGGTGTAGTCCTCCTGACGGGCTGCGACAAGACTACTCCCGCCGCTCTGATGGCCGCGGCTACAGTG aatatcccaGCAATATGCTTGAATGTCGGCCCAATGCTTAACGGTTACGTGAAGAAGGACCTGGCGGGGTCCGGAATGGTATTGTGGACGGGTAGAGAGATGTATGCGGCAGGTGAGATCAACAAGGAGGAATTCATTGACTATGTGTCCAAAGG TACACCATCAGTGGGACATTGTAACACGATGGGAACAGCATCAACTATGAATGCTTTGGCAGAAGCGCTTGGAATGGCCCTACCTGGGTCGGCTGCCATACCGGCTCCGTATCGTGAACGTGGCCAATGTGCTTACGAAACAGGTTTGCGTATTGTCGAAATGGTTCATTCCGATCGGAAGCCCAGCGATATTATGACTCGAGAGGCTTTCGAGAATGTTATTGTAGTTAATACTGCTATCGGCGGCAGTACCAATGCCCCTATTCATATCAACGCCATTGCCAAACATATTGGGGTTGAGGTTTCACTGGATGACTGGGACCGACTTGGATTTCATATTCCACTACTGCTAAACATGCAACCAGCCGGTGAACTGCTGGGAGAGGAATACTATCGGGCGGGCGGGCTACCCGCGATTATGGCGGAGCTGCTAGATGCTAGGAAGCTGAACCCGGATGCTTTAACATGCAATGGTTACACAGTAGCCGAGAATGTCCGGGACAAACATACCTGGGACCGTCGAATGATCAAGCCGTACAATGAGCCActtctggaagatgccggttttctccatcttcaaggcAGTCTGTTCCGGTCTGCTATCATGAAGACATGTGTGATATCGGAGCCTTTCCGACAAAAGTTCTTGGAGAATCCCAAGGACCCGAATGCATTTGAAGGTACGGTTGTAGTATTTGATGGACCGGAGGATTATCATCACCGACTTGAGGACCCTTCCACCCCCATCGACGACAGAAGTATCCTGGTGATGCGCGGTGCTGGCCCATTGGGATATCCAGGTGCCGCCGAGGTCGTCAACATGCACCCACCTGGACGGCTTTTACGACAAGGGGTCAAATCGCTTCCGTGCATTGGAGACGGGCGACAATCGGGAACTTCCGGCTCACCATCAATCCTCAATGCTAGTCCCGAGGCAGCGGCGGGTGGTAATCTagcccttcttcaagatgggGACAGACTCCGTGTTGATCTAAATAAACGGCGCGTTGACATCCTTGTTTCCACggaggaactggaaaagcgGAGAAAGACACTAGAAGCCCAAGGAGGTTATGATGTGCCGGAAAGTCAAACTCCATGGCAGGAACTGTTCAGGAGGGAGACGACACAGTTGAGTGATGGTATGGTCCTCCGAGACGCGGTAAAATACCAACGACTTGCCCAGCGATATGAGAACCCCCGGCACAATCATTGA
- a CDS encoding acyl-CoA thioesterase (predicted thioesterase) codes for MAPKEIEAKKRRTRSDYVFHQVYRTRWFDNDMYAHLNNTVYAMLFDSIVNSWLIAECGMDPFSINNKGSDSSAKAETNSASQVGIMVNSYCDYFASVAFPDVLDLGLRVAKLGSSSVTYEVGVFKQGEEEVKVVGGYTHVFVARETMRPTKAGMEERVRKGLEKLVKGGGKEGAKL; via the exons ATGGCCCCCAAAGAAAtcgaagccaagaaacggCGCACCCGCAGCGATTACGTCTTCCACCAAGTATACCGAACAAGATG GTTTGATAACGATATGTACGCGCATCTTAACAACACCGTCTATGCAATGCTCTTCGACTCCATCGTTAACAGCTGGCTTATCGCCGAATGTGGCATGGACcccttctccatcaacaaTAAGGGCTCGGATTCGTCAGCAAAGGCCGAGACCAACTCAGCGTCTCAGGTGGGTATCATGGTCAACTCGTACTGCGATTACTTTGCCTCGGTTGCTTTTCCCGATGTGCTGGACCTCGGACTTCGGGTTGCCAAACTCGGTTCGTCGAGCGTTACCTATGAAGTTGGGGTGTTTAAgcagggggaggaggaggtgaaggtTGTTGGGGGGTATACGCATGTTTTTGTGGCGAGGGAGACGATGAGGCCGACTAAGGCggggatggaggagagggtgagGAAGGGATTGGAGAAGTTGGTTAAGGGGGGTGGGAAGGAAGGGGCGAAATTGTAG
- a CDS encoding pseudouridine synthase (RNA pseudouridylate synthases): MALTPVDTTLKVPPPDPVEEPPKVAVTPCEPPTGPYYFEGGFRRVSPYHYTYNTFCKERWRGRELVDIFISEFRDRPPEYYREALEAGRVCVNGKPAGPDTKVKNGDVISHTLHRHEPPVTSQEIGIIHEDDGLIVIDKPAGVPVHSAGRYHYNSVIEILRSERGGGWVPRPCNRLDRLTSGVMFIAKEPKAAEMVARRLKERTVHKEYVTRVKGKFPDGVVVCDQPIMQVSPKLGLNRVRATGKTAKTKFRRLAYYPPHDPEPVAANKDRAATPPPAYANEEEGYSIVHCLPLTGRTHQIRVHLQFLGHPITNDPIYSNRRVFGPGLGKSEDNGDRDKEIMERLNNMGKTEVADTVSYRTHLTAAPLVPPGTDSSVIEGIMSREHEAALVEYHKRKGERLSGEQCDVCGTELYTDPGVHELGIFLHAVAYSSDDGDWKYRSKMPSWALPPSGMEGPRAVPDWEPVPEEEEIVIGNGTVPEGMEDEDKPKRRQGDVLVRGVGVVDSEKLQSNSDLLELSLST, encoded by the exons ATGGCTCTCACGCCCGTCGACACAACGCTCAAGGTGCCTCCTCCGGACCCTGTCGAAGAACCACCTAAAGTGGCTGTAACACCCTGCGAACCACCCACAGGCCCCTATTACTTCGAGGGAGGATTTCGTCGCGTCAGTCCATACCATTACACATACAACACATTCTGCAAAGAGCGATGGAGGGGTCGGGAACTAGTCGACATCTTTATCTCCGAGTTTCGCGATCGCCCACCAGAGTACTAC AGAGAGGCCCTGGAAGCCGGCAGAGTCTGCGTTAACGGTAAACCAGCCGGACCGGATACGAAAGTGAAGAACGGCGATGTCATCTCGCATACCCTGCACCGACACGAACCCCCCGTCACAAGTCAGGAAATCGGCATCATTCACGAAGACGATGGTCTTATTGTCATCGATAAACCGGCTGGTGTACCTGTCCACTCCGCCGGTCGGTACCATTACAACTCCGTAATTGAGATCCTCCGCTCCGAgcgtggtggtggttgggtgCCCCGGCCGTGCAATCGACTGGATCGGTTAACCTCCGGCGTGATGTTCATCGCCAAAGAACCCAAGGCTGCGGAGATGGTAGCCAGAAGACTGAAAGAGCGGACCGTGCACAAGGAGTACGTGACTCGAGTGAAGGGCAAGTTCCCGGACGGAGTGGTGGTCTGCGACCAGCCCATTATGCAGGTTAGTCCAAAGCTGGGTCTGAACCGCGTCCGCGCCACCGGTAAGACGGCGAAGACGAAGTTCCGCCGCTTGGCCTACTACCCACCCCATGATCCGGAGCCGGTCGCGGCGAACAAGGACCGGGCTGCGACGCCGCCGCCTGCGTATGCgaacgaggaggaggggtatAGTATCGTGCATTGTTTGCCGTTGACGGGACGGACGCATCAGATTCGTGTCCATCTTCAGTTCCTGGGCCACCCAATCACCAATGATCCGATTTATTCGAATCGGCGTGTGTTTGGGCccggtctggggaagagcGAGGATAACGGTGATCGGGATAAAGAGATTATGGAGCGGTTGAACAACATGGGCAAGACTGAGGTTGCGGATACGGTTTCGTACCGGACTCATCTTACTGCTGCGCCGCTTGTGCCGCCGGGCACAGACAGCTCCGTCATTGAGGGCATCATGTCCCGCGAGCACGAGGCTGCCCTTGTAGAGTATCACAAGCGCAAGGGTGAGAGGCTTTCCGGCGAGCAGTGTGACGTCTGTGGCACGGAACTCTATACCGATCCTGGTGTGCATGAGCTGGGTATCTTCCTTCATGCCGTTGCCTACTCTTCGGATGATGGCGACTGGAAATACCGCAGCAAGATGCCTTCTTGGGCTCTACCCCCGTCCGGCATGGAAGGTCCTCGGGCAGTCCCTGACTGGGAGCCGGTgccggaggaagaagagattgtGATCGGGAATGGAACTGTGCCGGAGGGcatggaggatgaggacaAGCCGAAGAGGCGTCAGGGAGATGTCCTGGTTCGGGGCGTCGGTGTTGTGGATAGCGAGAAGCTGCAGAGCAATAGCGACTTGCTTGAGCTTTCCTTGTCGACTTAG
- a CDS encoding 60S ribosomal protein eL32 (60S ribosomal protein L32), with protein sequence MVLAKKHVPIVKKRTKTFKRHQSDRFKCVPESWRKPKGIDSRVRRRFKSNIPMPSIGYGSNKKTKHMMPSGHKAFLVQNPKDVELLLMHNRTYAAEIGHAVSSRKRVEIIAKAKALGVKVTNPKGRVTTEA encoded by the exons ATGGTCCTCGCAAAGAAGCACGTCCCCATCGTCAAGAAGC GCACCAAGACCTTCAAGCGCCACCAGTCGGACCGCTTCAAGTGTGTGCCTGAGTCATGGCGCAAGCCTAAGGGTATCGACTCCCGCGTCCGTAGACGCTTCAAGTCGAACATTCCCATGCCCTCC ATCGGCTATGGCTCcaacaagaagaccaagcacATGATGCCCTCCGGCCACAAGGCTTTCCTCGTCCAGAACCCCAAGGACGTTGAGCTCCTTCTCATGCACAACCGCACCTACGCTGCTGA GATCGGCCACGCCGTCTCCTCCCGCAAGCGCGTCGAGATCATcgccaaggccaaggctctCGGTGTCAAGGTTACCAACCCCAAGGGCCGTGTCACCACTGAGGCTTAA
- a CDS encoding Gfo/Idh/MocA family protein (predicted dehydrogenases and related proteins), producing the protein MAIGVAIIGSGNFAREEHLPGVQASDAFDLKAIYSRSLTSAQILATGVSGIDLYSEDAGPGKTYDDLLSRSDITAVIIALPILAQPEFIRKALTAGKHVLSEKPIAKDLSAAQDLINLHNSRIVSSKTVWAVAENWRYMSKFVRAAEEVRRLGGVKNFRVVMRSMIKPGSKYHKTEWRRKPEYQGGFVLDGGVHVVAALRLILGQSDGLAMVAAHSSLRQEHLAPVDTVDALVKTRSGATGVLSVSYGSEINDSLFEFTCADGVVTLDFDRLTVNGEGYDVPFEGRGVNKELVEFAESITTGDGIATRLRPEEALADLEVMEGIFTSSEKAGENRNLHLQI; encoded by the exons ATGGCCATCGGCGTAGCCATCATAGGAAGCG GGAACTTCGCCCGCGAAGAACACCTG CCCGGCGTGCAAGCATCGGATGCATTCGACCTAAAAGCCATCTACTCGCGGTCCCTCACTTCAGCCCAAATCCTCGCAACCGGGGTCTCCGGAATCGACCTATACTCGGAAGACGCAGGGCCGGGGAAGACTTACGATGATTTGCTGAGTCGGTCGGACATTACGGCCGTTATTATAGC TCTCCCCATCCTCGCACAGCCAGAGTTCATCCGCAAGGCCCTGACAGCGGGGAAACATGTTCTGTCCGAGAAGCCAATCGCGAAGGATCTATCTGCAGCGCAGGACCTgatcaacctccacaacTCCCGTATCGTCAGCAGCAAGACTGTGTGGGCTGTAGCCGAGAACTGGCGCTACATGAGCAAGTTTGTGCGGGCTGCGGAGGAAGTGCGGAGACTTGGTGGTGTGAAGAATTTCCGGGTGGTCATGAGGAGTATGATTAAGCCCGGGTCGAAGTATCATA AAACGGAATGGCGTCGGAAACCCGAGTACCAGGGTGGGTTTGTTCTGGACGGCGGTGttcatgttgttgctgcGCTGCGGTTGATTCTGGGACAGAGTGATGGTCTGGCGATGGTTGCTGCGCATTCGTCGTTGCGGCAGGAGCATCTGGCCCCTGTTGATACTGTTGATGCGTTGGTTAAGACCCGGTCGGGCGCTACGGGTGTGCTGTCTGTCTCTTATGGTTCGGAGATCAATGATTCCCTTTTCGAGTTTACATGCGCGGACGGTGTCGTGACGTTGGATTTTGATCGGTTGACGGTGAATGGTGAGGGTTATGATGTGCCGTTTGAAGGCCGCGGTGTCAATAAGGAGCTTGTTGAGTTCGCAGAGTCCATAACCACTGGAGATGGGATTGCGACCCGCTTGCGACCGGAGGAAGCATTGGCGGAtttggaggtgatggaggGCATCTTCACTAGTAGCGAGAAGGCTGGGGAAAATCGGAATCTGCACCTGCAGATTTGA
- a CDS encoding uncharacterized protein (predicted protein), whose product MSTTTTTAALTSTTLVGMLPTINATGLIPGKNCPTCGQETTLVQEHAADQRRIKELEGQISFLSVQAAQRAEKLAEYEHEVRRLRTQASYTSRNGSSISSTSSNEMNRPLSPPSNSQGRLSTLTSFLHSHGPSNTSPTQTPAQPISQPPSRQPSPDHTAELQSALDREQSLRRAAESQLSQASSELEELTAQLFSQANEMVAQERKARARLEERVAVLERRDVEKRTRLERLEKAMERVERIRALVGQ is encoded by the exons ATGTCGACCACAACAACCACTGCCGCTCTCACATCGACCACGCTGGTTGGCATGCTTCCCACAATAAACGCGACGGGTCTAATACCCGGGAAGAACTGTCCAACCTGTGGCCAGGAGACAACTCTAGTACAAGAGCACGCCGCTGACCAGAGGAGGATCAAGGAATTGGAGGGGCAGATCAGCTTCTTGAGTGTCCAGGCTGCACAAAGAG CCGAGAAACTCGCCGAGTACGAGCATGAAGTCCGTCGTCTCCGGACCCAGGCCTCATATACTTCGCGAAATGGCTCCTCCATATCATCTACGTCCTCCAACGAAATGAACCGGCCTCTATCACCTCCCTCTAATTCGCAAGGACGTCTATCGACTCTTACatcctttctccattcccaCGGACCCAGCAACACATCCCCGACCCAAACACCCGCGCAACCCATCTCCCAACCTCCGTCGCGGCAACCCAGCCCAGACCACACAGCCGAGCTGCAGAGTGCGCTAGATCGCGAACAGAGCCTGCGCCGAGCAGCAGAATCGCAATTATCGCAGGCCAGTTccgagctggaagagctaaCCGCGCAATTATTCAGCCAGGCCAACGAAATGGTGGCCCAAGAACGCAAGGCCCGTGCGCGGCTTGAGGAGCGAGTAGCGGTGTTAGAACGTCGGGACGTCGAGAAGAGGACCCGTCTTGAGCGCCTCGAGAAGGCGATGGAAAGGGTCGAGCGCATCCGGGCACTCGTTGGTCAGTGA